In the genome of Leptospira congkakensis, one region contains:
- a CDS encoding M23 family metallopeptidase encodes MRSIVVVLSLLASFILADEPVSETKPEFVWPIQGLDLPSLLTSTFGESRKDHFHNGLDISSVFQPVKSMSQGFILYSRYAEDDPFEDERGSGNIVWIAHKSGYVSGYYHLGGTRSEIVRANKQVSAGDTIGISGNTGHSTGGHLHFVLGKDYGKTLLDPLAYLPPVEDTMPPQIANLFIHVGESFTNLNDGDNINVSKAFPLTVSIIDGGIKNSQRRGVKDVKFLFNGETYKQANFSSLRFDDGKWKTKEGHSFDDLFFKDRYLVGILNLKAGENIIKVQTKDFSGKESERSFSINITRISGGN; translated from the coding sequence ATGAGAAGTATTGTTGTAGTCTTGAGTCTCTTGGCAAGTTTTATTTTAGCTGATGAACCGGTATCCGAAACAAAACCGGAGTTTGTTTGGCCCATCCAGGGGTTAGATTTGCCATCCCTCCTCACGAGCACTTTTGGTGAGTCGCGAAAGGATCATTTTCACAATGGACTCGATATTTCTTCCGTATTCCAACCTGTCAAAAGTATGAGCCAGGGTTTTATCCTATACTCCCGTTATGCGGAAGATGATCCGTTTGAAGACGAACGTGGTTCGGGTAATATTGTTTGGATAGCACATAAAAGCGGTTATGTGAGTGGGTATTACCATTTAGGTGGAACAAGAAGCGAAATAGTTCGTGCCAACAAACAGGTCTCCGCCGGTGATACCATCGGAATCTCGGGAAATACCGGCCATTCTACGGGTGGCCACCTACACTTTGTTTTAGGAAAGGATTATGGAAAAACTCTCCTTGATCCACTTGCTTATCTTCCGCCCGTAGAAGACACAATGCCCCCACAAATTGCCAACCTCTTTATCCATGTAGGGGAAAGTTTTACAAATTTAAATGACGGGGACAATATCAATGTTTCCAAAGCTTTTCCACTTACCGTTAGCATCATTGATGGTGGTATCAAAAATAGCCAAAGGAGAGGTGTGAAGGATGTAAAATTTCTCTTTAATGGGGAAACTTACAAACAAGCTAATTTTTCATCTCTTCGATTTGATGATGGCAAATGGAAAACAAAAGAAGGACATAGTTTTGATGATTTATTTTTCAAAGATCGTTATTTGGTTGGGATTCTCAATTTAAAGGCTGGAGAAAACATAATCAAAGTACAAACAAAAGATTTTAGTGGAAAAGAATCAGAAAGAAGTTTTAGCATCAACATTACAAGGATTAGTGGAGGGAATTAA
- a CDS encoding sigma-70 family RNA polymerase sigma factor, with protein MTLTSHTNEEILEIVKSCGAGDEKSLQTFFNIYSQDIYNFPIRVFHLTEDDASDYYIYAFERLKTGKRFKSFVGKSSFKTWFFSVLRNLLIDWQRTKREVKTQTISKVNKDGKEYSTIEDEPDKRSEALALAVDVSDQFNSVLSTIKIENRVVFKLSFVYYLHLDPEEIRFIAEKTNRSEEEIRIEVLKLREDLSGREEENLKMEDKITSLYLNILDLKEQKKSKAQGDSVEALYYKERLDHALAKKYEQRKKLIEKKQKGHFLVRTPYREIARILGISEGGVSVTLLRVLEKMQKKMHSIAGEA; from the coding sequence ATGACACTGACTTCTCATACCAATGAAGAAATTTTAGAGATTGTAAAATCTTGCGGTGCCGGTGACGAAAAGTCATTGCAGACTTTTTTTAACATTTATTCGCAAGATATCTATAATTTCCCCATCCGCGTCTTTCATTTGACTGAGGATGATGCTTCCGACTATTATATTTACGCTTTTGAACGGCTCAAAACCGGAAAACGATTCAAAAGTTTCGTGGGAAAATCTAGTTTCAAAACCTGGTTTTTCTCCGTCCTTCGCAATTTACTTATCGATTGGCAGCGCACCAAACGCGAAGTCAAAACCCAAACGATATCCAAAGTCAATAAAGACGGTAAAGAATACAGCACCATCGAAGACGAACCAGACAAAAGATCGGAAGCTCTCGCTTTGGCAGTCGATGTTTCCGACCAGTTTAATTCAGTATTATCTACAATCAAAATTGAGAACCGCGTTGTGTTCAAATTGTCCTTTGTTTATTACCTCCATTTGGATCCGGAAGAAATTCGATTCATCGCGGAAAAAACAAATCGTTCTGAGGAGGAAATCCGAATCGAAGTGCTTAAGCTTCGCGAGGACCTTTCTGGCCGCGAAGAAGAGAACTTAAAAATGGAAGATAAAATTACTTCTTTGTATTTGAATATTCTGGATTTGAAGGAACAAAAAAAATCCAAAGCCCAGGGCGATTCTGTAGAAGCACTTTATTATAAAGAGCGACTAGACCATGCTCTGGCCAAAAAGTATGAACAAAGGAAAAAATTAATCGAGAAAAAGCAGAAGGGGCATTTTCTCGTTCGCACCCCCTACCGTGAAATTGCTCGAATTTTAGGGATTTCCGAGGGTGGGGTTAGTGTTACCCTGCTCCGAGTTCTGGAAAAAATGCAAAAAAAAATGCATTCCATCGCAGGGGAGGCCTAA